In Alphaproteobacteria bacterium, the genomic window AGAGCTTACTTAAAAAAGTTACAGCTAGATATAAAATGCCATACTTTACAGTTACTCCAAGATTCTCAATTTGCCCTAAACATGGTTATCTAAAAGGAGAACATAAGTTCTGTCCTAAGTGTGATGAAGAATTAATTGCGAGAAAGAGTTGCAGTTGCTCTAAGTAGCTGTTAGTATTAACACAAATAGTATTAAGAAAGGAGAGGTACTATGAGTGAAGTAGTTTTAAAAGACGAAGAAAGACAAGAGTGTGAAGTTTGGACTAGAGTTATGGGTTATTACAGACCTGTTAGCCGCTATAATGCTGGTAAGAAGTCTGAGTATAACGAAAGAACTTTCTTTTGTGAATGTGACAAATAGATTTTAAATTCATTTTATATGATTATTCGAGCCCCAGCTGTTAGCTGGGGTTTTCGCTAATGTACTTTTATGTACATTTCACTCAAAAATAATTCACCTAAAATGGAACTTAAAATCTATTTGTTTATTATACTTAAATGTATAGCAAGGGGTTTTAACTTTCATCTAAATTAATTTAAAATCTATTTGTTTGCTGTATTCCAATTTTTGCTAATATTTTTCGCTCAAAAATAATTCATCTAAAATTAATTTAAAATCTATTTTTTATTTTTTGTTGTCATTCTTATGAGCGGAGCGAAGAAGAATCTTTTAATCAATTCTGATTTTTCTCTTGTCATTCTGAGTGTAACGAAGAATCTTTTCATGCCTGTGGAATATTAATTTACATCCAGTAGCACAAGAAGATTCTTCACTTCCACATAACTGTGTCCGTTCAGAATGACGGATTAGGATTTATAATAGTAAAAATTAAAGTAATCTAGTGTTCACAAAGAAGAATCAATAATCTGGTGACATTAATTTATAAGCAAAAAAAAATAATAAAAACTTGAGAAAAACTAACTATATATATATAATTAAAAACAACTAATATATTGAGGGAGGAAGCATATGTTTCAAGATTTGCCAATAGCAGGAATAACAAAAATGACAACGGTTGATTTTCCTAGTAGATTATCAGCTGTTGTGTTTATACAAGGATGCCCTTGGAGATGTCCTTATTGTCATAATCCTGAAATGCAAAAAATGTGTCAGGGAGAAGTTCCTTTTGAAGAATTAGAAACTTTTTTAAATAAAAGAATTGGTTTGCTTGATGGAATAGTTTATTCGGGTGGAGATCCTTTAGTTTATAAAAAAATGCCAGAATTATTAAAGTGGACTAAAGATTTAGGCTTTGATACTGGTATGCATACAGGGGGGCATTTACATGATAATTTTGAAAAATGCCTTGCTCATTTAGATTGGGTAGGGTTTGATATGAAAGCTCCTTTTGATGATTACGAAAAGGTTACAAAAGCGACTCATTCTGGAGAATATGCTAAAAAATCTTTAAAAAATCTTTTAAGCTCGGGGATAGAATATGAGGTAAGAACAACAGCTTCTCCGGATGATTTATCAATAAAAGATATATATAAAATAGCAGATGATCTAAAGATATTAGGTGTTGAAAACTTTGTTTTGCAAGAGCATAGGCAAATTTGTGGAGATAAAGAATCTGAGGCTCATCACTTTATAAAAAGCAGTTCGTTTTTTATGGATGAAGACTTAATGGAATATCTAAAAAAGAGTTTTAAAAACTTCTCGGTTAGAAGAGCATAAAAAATATTTGCTATTACTTTTAAATTAGCATATAATAAATTCATGTCAAAAAGTTACTTACAATTCTTAGAGAAAACTACATATACTAATAATATGCAAAATGCTATTATTAAATTAGCTAAATTTCTAAAGCCAATATCAATATTAGATATGAATTTTGGTAGTGGTATTCTTACATATAGAATGGCAAAAGAATTTCCAAATGTTCAGGTTTTAGGTGTTGATGGTAGAGATTCTGCAAATGATTTAGGACAAGAGATAGTAAAAAATAATAAGGATGTTAGTAATCTGCAATACTATAAAGAAGATATGTCTGATTTTGTAAAATTCTCTGAAAATATAGCGGATTTAAATGTTATGTTTTACTCTTTTAGTAAGATAAAAGACCCTGTGGAAAATAAATTAGAGTTTTTATCTTTATGTAGAAATAGAATGTTTAGTGAAACTAAGATTTTAATTGCGGATATATTTGAGCCTGATACAAAACATTTCGCTTCAAAAGTAACAGAGTTTAAAGCAAGGCATGAAAAAAGAGCTTTGCAGGGGTTTTCTGATACTTTTTGGAACTCTTTAACGGGTTTGACAGAGGTTGAAATACAGGAGGCTGAGGATAGAGCTTCGAATGTATTAAAGTATGAACAAAATTTAGCATCTTCATTTTTGTCTAGAGGTCAAGATTATCCTGTTAGCTTAGATTGGTTATTAGAAGAGCTTTCTAAAATGGGCTTTAAAATTGATTTAGTTCAGCCTGTTAGTGCTTTTGGAGAGGCTATTGTTTTATTCTCTCTTAAAGATAAGAATCCTCCAACAAAGAAAAAATTTGATCCAGCTTCAAAGAAATTTAAGAAGTTAGCTATGGGAAAAATCGGAATGTAAAGCTGTATTTTTTTTAATGAAGTTTTTATACTAGCTTATATTTTTCAAAATTATTTAAATTAAGATTTAATAATTAATTAATAAAGACCACCTGTGCCATTTATTACATTTTTTTTCTTTGTAGGTTTTTTTATAGTTTCAAAGCCACTACTATTTAATACTTTTACTTCACCATCTCTTTTTGGTTCTGTTCCTGCAATGAATGATTCCCAAATACCGTCTTTATCGTTTATAGATGTTTTTTGTCCGTTCTTAAGGTTAATCTTAACCATTTTCATTCCCTCCGGTACTCTGAATGGGATTGCCTTCATTCTTCCTGACTTCTTGGCTTTCTCTACAAACTTTTTAAATATAGGAGATGCAACACTTGAACCTGTTTCACCTTCTCCTAGTGTTCTAGGGTCATCAAAACCTGTGAATACTCCTATAACTAAGTCAGGAGAGAAACCTATAAACCAAGCATCTTTATTCTCATTAGTTGTTCCTGTTTTCCCTGCTAATGGTAGGTTCAATGCTTTGTTTCTTCTGGCAGTTCCTCTCTGTACAACTCCTTCCATTATAGATACCATTTGATAAGCTACTTTTTCATCAAGTATTTGCTCTTTGGTGTCTTTAATTATTGGAGCTTTTAATCCTTTAATAAATTTATTTGAATTACATAATGTGCAGGCTCTTTTATCTCGTTTATATAAAGTCTTTCCTGTTTTGTCTTGAACTCTATCAATGAAGCTTGGTTTAACTTCTTTCCCACCGTTTACTATTGAGGCATATGCTCTAACCATCTTGAATAGAGTTGTGTCTCCAGCTCCCAAAGCCATAGCAAGTTCTCTTGGCATTTTATCAACAACTTTGAATTTTTTAGTGGCATATTTAGATATTTTCTTCATGCCTAAATATTTTGCTAATCTAATAGTCATTAGGTTTCGAGATTTTTCAATACCTACTCTTAAAGGAGTTGGCCCATAGAATTTATTTGAGTAATTTGTTGGCCTCCATTTTGCTTTACCATAACCTTGATTTAATACAAAGGGAGCATCATAAATTAGTGTTGCAGGAGTAAAGCCACTTTCTAATGCTGCAGAATATACTATAGGTTTAAATGCGGAGCCTGGTTGTCTCTCTGCTTGAGTTGCTCTGTTATATTTGCTTGTTAAATAGTTAAATCCTCCATCCATTGCTAAAACTCGACCAGTGTGAGGATCCATTACCATTATAGCTCCATTTATATCAGGAATCTGTCTTATCCCATATTTAGCAATGTTATCCTTAGTTTCTCCAAATTTTTGTATAAAGATTATGTCTCCGAAACTAAGAACCTCATGTACTGAGGAGATGTTTTTACCAGTTTTTTGGTTGCGAAGATTTTTTCTTGCCCAAGTTAAATAATCTAAAGGGATGATTCCATGACTTCCATCTTCAAGTCCAACAGTTGCCTGCTCGTTGTCAACTTTTGTTACTATCCCTTTTTTCCACAAGTGAAATACTTTAGGAGTTGTATCTGCTTTTAGTATCTCTAACCAATTCTCAGATGTTAGCTCATCTGCTTTGTTCACTATTGGTCCTCTCCACCCATGTCTTTTATCATATTCAATTAAGCCTTCTTGTAATGCTAAGTGAGCCATTTCTTGAAGCTCTGGATCTAGAGTCGTTCTTACACTTAATCCTCCATCATAAAGCTCTTCTTCGCCGTATATTTTAAGTAGCTCTTTACGAACTTCTTCAGAGAAATAAGCAGAGTTTTCAACGAACTTTTCAGAGTCTCTTATTTGCACAATAATGTCTTCTTGTTTTGATGATATTAGTTGTTCTTTATTTATGTATCCGTTCTTATACATATTGTCTAAAACCCAGTCTCTACGATTTATAGCTCTCTGTTTGTTTCTTACAGGGTGATAATTGTTAGGAGCCTTTGGAAGAGCGGCTAAATATGCACATTCTGCTATGGTTAAATCATCTAGAGATTTATTGAAGTAGTTTAGAGAAGCTGCAACCACACCATAAGCTCGCATTCCTAAGAAGATTTCATTTAAATATAGTTCTAATATTTCATCTTTTGTTAAAGCATTCTCCATTTTAACAGCAATTATTGCTTCTTTTATTTTTCTGGTTATTGATAGCTCATTGCTAAGCAGAAAATTCTTTGCTACTTGTTGAGTTATTGTTGATCCACCAGCTGGGCGACGACCTGTTTTATAGCTTCTAATATTATCTACTACTGCTCTTAATATTCCAGTTGGAGATATTCCATAATGAATATAAAAGCTTTTATCCTCTGCAGATATAAAAGCATTTTTAACTTTATCAGGTACAATCTCTATAGGTATAAAAACTCTTTTTTCACTTGCATATTCAGATACAAGTTGACCATCTCCAGCATATAATCTTGTTACGATTTTAGGTTGATAGTTTTTTAACACCTTATAATCAGGTAGGTCTTTAGAAAAATATATAATTATTCCAATTAGACAAATTAAGCCAAGTACTCCTAAAAAGATACAGGCTTTGAAAAATTTCTTTAGATTTTTGCGCATTGAAGTTCTCATGAGAAGTGCTTATCTACTCCTTCAACTATTGTTTTCGCAATCTTTGTTCTATATGATGAGGATTTTAAAAGCTTAACTTCTTCTCTGTTAGATAAGAATCCCATCTCCACTAAAATAGATGGTACATCTGGAGCTTTTAACACCGCAAAAGCTGCATATCTATGATTTTTGCCAAGGAGACTTATTTTGTTTTTTTTCATTTTGCTTATTAAGCCATTTGCAAATATCTTTGATGAATTAAGAGTCTCTCTTCTTTTTAAATCTAAAAGAATGTTTGCAACTTCTTTAGGTTGTTCTTCAAGTTTTTCATCAAAAATTAAATCTGCTTTATTTTCTTTTGCTGCTAGCTTTGCTGCTCTAGCATCAGAAGCTTTTTCCGCAAGAGTATAGATTGATGCTCCTTTAACTCTTCTGTCTTTCAACGAGTCCGCATGAATAGAAATAAATAAATCAGACTTATGCTTTCTTGCTATTACAACTCTTTTCCAAAGTTTTAGATATTTATCGCTACTTCTTGTTAGATGAACTTTATATCTACCTGTTGCTTCTAATTGTTTTTTTACTTCTTTCCCCGCAGCAAGAGTTAGTGTTTTTTCATAAACACCACCAACTCCAATGGCTCCTGGATCTACACCTCCGTGTCCAGGATCAATAGTGATTACTTTCTTTTTAAAAACTTTTGTATCAGCGGTCTCTTTAATTGCTTTTATTGGTTTTTTAATTGTTGTTTTTTTAGAAAAATTAGAACTTGATGCAGCTCCTTTTGTTTCTTTTAAGTCTAAAACAAGTCTAGGGCCCTTTGTTGCACTTGCAGGTAAAATGAATTTGTCATAAACCATCGCAGGCTTTGTTAAATCTAAAACTAGTCTATAAGTGTCTTTGTTAAATCTAGCAAAACGATATTTTTTTATTAAGCCTTTTCCTTGAGCCTCTTTTAATCTCCACTCAATTTGAGGAAAATCTACAACTATTCTATCAGGATTCTTTAATATAAATATATTTGAATCAATTTCTTTAGACAGGTCAATTACAAATCTTGTTTTGTCTCCATTTATGCCAACTCGGCTACCTGTAACAGAGGGTATGCCAGCGACTGCTTTTTTGAATGGCATTGCCAAAAAGCATAAAAAACAAGAGCTTGAAAATAAGAACTCTCTACGATTCATAATATGTTTACTTTTATCTTGTCCCATACTCAAGCTTTTAGCAGATTTTTAAACTTAATTCAAGATAAATTTCTAGCTAAAAATAAATTTAGCTTGTATTTAAGAAAAAAAGATTGTATAGTTTAGCTGTTTTATAGAAGACAAATTTACAAACAAAAAAACAAGGTTTAACTATTTTAATGTTATGAGCAGCTGAGTCAAAAGCGCCACGAGTAAATAGTAAACTTTTTATTATATGACAAGATAAGGAATTTTTATATGACAAAGAAAATGTTAATTGATGCAACTTACGAGCAAGAAACTCGAGTTGCTGTAGTCGAGGGGAAAACTTTAACCGACTTTGAATTTGAGCTAGCAGAGAAAAAACCTCTTAAGGGAAATATCTATTTAGCAAAAATTACAAGAGTAGAGCCGTCTTTACAAGCAGCTTTTATTGAATATGGAGGAAATAGACACGGGTTCTTACCTTTCAATGAAATTCATCCAGATTATTATCAAATACCTGCAGAAGATAAAGAAGAAGTTCAATCTCTTAAAACAAAAGTAATTGAAGAAAGTGTTTCTCAAGAAGAAGAAAATCATACAGAAGAAGAAAAAGTAGTTGAGGGTAACTTAGCTCAAGACGAAGAAGATTCTGTTAGAAATATTGTTTCATCATTAAAAGATAAACATAAAGAGCTAACATCTAAGTACCAAATTCAAGATGTAATTAAAGCGGGGCAAGTTGTTCTGGTTCAAGTTATTCGAGAAGAAAGAGGTAATAAAGGTGCTGCGGTAACTACATATTTATCTTTAGCTGGTAGATTTTGTGTTTTAATGCCAAATTCTCCTGGTAATGGTGGAGTAAGTAGAAAAATCACAGAATACTCAGAAAGAAATAGAATGAAATCTCTTATTTCTGCAATGAAATTACCAAAAGAGATGTCAATTATTATCAGAACCGCTGGTGTTGGTAAGAGTGATGAAGAAATTAAGAGAGATCAAGAATATCTAATAAGATTATGGAATGGTATAAGAGAGCTAACTCTAAAATCAGAGCCTCCTCAGTTTATCTATGAGGAAGCAAACTTAATTAAAAGATCTTTAAGAGACTTATTTAATAAAGGTGTTACAGAAGTTCTGATTGAAGGAGAACATGCTTTTAAATCTGCTAAGAAATTTATGGAATTGCTTGCTCCAACTCAAGTAAAGAATATATATGAATACACAGATGATAAAGTTCCTCTATTTATGTATTATCAAGTTGAAAAACAAATTGATAACATGAATGAGCCTTTCGTAAAACTTCCATCAGGGGGGTCAATTGTTATACACCCAACAGAAGCTTTAATTTCTGTTGATGTTAACTCTGGTAAATCTGTAAAAGAAACAAATATTGAAGAAACAGCTCTAAAAACTAATTTGGAAGCGGCAGATGAAATCGCAAGACAAATGAAGCTTAGAGATTTAGGTGGTCTTCTAGTTATTGACTTCATTGATATGGATGATCCAAAGCATAATATTGCTGTTGAAAGAAAAATGAAAGATGCTGTTCTTGATGATAGAGCAAGAGTTCAAATCGGAAGAATATCTCCATTTGGTCTTTTAGAAATGTCAAGACAAAGACTTGCATCCTCTCTGATGGAGTTAAACTATCAAATTTGTCCTCATTGTTCAGGAACAGGTAGAGAAATGACAACAGAATCTGCATCTGTTATGATACTTAGAAATATCAAAGAAGATGTTTTAAGACATAGAATTAAAGAGATGAATGTTAAAGTATCTTCAGAAATTTTAATCTGTATTTTGAACTCTCATAGAGATAAACTATCAGATATAGAAAAAATACATGATGTAAAAGTTAATATTAGTGCTAGCGATAGCTTGATTCTATCAAACTATGAAATTGAAATACTAAACAATTATTCTAAAAAGCAAAAGTCATTCAAAGTAGCAAGTGATGCTATTACTGGATCAGATTTTATGAAGAAAGATAATTCAAAGTATGTTAATTTAGAAGTAACTCCTGAAGAAATGCAGGATTACAATAAAGAAAGAAAAGAAGACTATAAAAACTTCACTTCTAATAAAAGACACAACCGTGGAAGAAGAGGTGGATCAAATAGAAAGAACAACCGTAATAATAATTCTAAGAAAAATTACAAAAACTATAAAGGTAAAAAGAATTATAAAGGTAAGAAAAGGTATACTAAAAAACCTCAGCCTAAAAAAGGATTGTTCTCAAAACTTTTTGGTAAATAATAAAAAGCTCTCGGTAAAACGGGAGCTTTTTTAGATTGACAATTTTGGGCTATTGCTATACTTACTATAAGTAGGTATTTACATATTAAACCAAATAAAAAGATTAAGGAGAGAATATGAGAAAACTTCTTTATACAATAGCTTTAATGATTAGCTTTTCTGCGATAGCAAAAGCAGAACTATATATAGATATAACAAAAGGGAAAACAGACCCTTTACCAATTGCATTGACAGAATTTGATGTTAACACT contains:
- a CDS encoding anaerobic ribonucleoside-triphosphate reductase; translated protein: MSEVVLKDEERQECEVWTRVMGYYRPVSRYNAGKKSEYNERTFFCECDK
- a CDS encoding anaerobic ribonucleoside-triphosphate reductase activating protein, with product MFQDLPIAGITKMTTVDFPSRLSAVVFIQGCPWRCPYCHNPEMQKMCQGEVPFEELETFLNKRIGLLDGIVYSGGDPLVYKKMPELLKWTKDLGFDTGMHTGGHLHDNFEKCLAHLDWVGFDMKAPFDDYEKVTKATHSGEYAKKSLKNLLSSGIEYEVRTTASPDDLSIKDIYKIADDLKILGVENFVLQEHRQICGDKESEAHHFIKSSSFFMDEDLMEYLKKSFKNFSVRRA
- a CDS encoding class I SAM-dependent methyltransferase produces the protein MSKSYLQFLEKTTYTNNMQNAIIKLAKFLKPISILDMNFGSGILTYRMAKEFPNVQVLGVDGRDSANDLGQEIVKNNKDVSNLQYYKEDMSDFVKFSENIADLNVMFYSFSKIKDPVENKLEFLSLCRNRMFSETKILIADIFEPDTKHFASKVTEFKARHEKRALQGFSDTFWNSLTGLTEVEIQEAEDRASNVLKYEQNLASSFLSRGQDYPVSLDWLLEELSKMGFKIDLVQPVSAFGEAIVLFSLKDKNPPTKKKFDPASKKFKKLAMGKIGM
- a CDS encoding penicillin-binding protein 1A — its product is MRKNLKKFFKACIFLGVLGLICLIGIIIYFSKDLPDYKVLKNYQPKIVTRLYAGDGQLVSEYASEKRVFIPIEIVPDKVKNAFISAEDKSFYIHYGISPTGILRAVVDNIRSYKTGRRPAGGSTITQQVAKNFLLSNELSITRKIKEAIIAVKMENALTKDEILELYLNEIFLGMRAYGVVAASLNYFNKSLDDLTIAECAYLAALPKAPNNYHPVRNKQRAINRRDWVLDNMYKNGYINKEQLISSKQEDIIVQIRDSEKFVENSAYFSEEVRKELLKIYGEEELYDGGLSVRTTLDPELQEMAHLALQEGLIEYDKRHGWRGPIVNKADELTSENWLEILKADTTPKVFHLWKKGIVTKVDNEQATVGLEDGSHGIIPLDYLTWARKNLRNQKTGKNISSVHEVLSFGDIIFIQKFGETKDNIAKYGIRQIPDINGAIMVMDPHTGRVLAMDGGFNYLTSKYNRATQAERQPGSAFKPIVYSAALESGFTPATLIYDAPFVLNQGYGKAKWRPTNYSNKFYGPTPLRVGIEKSRNLMTIRLAKYLGMKKISKYATKKFKVVDKMPRELAMALGAGDTTLFKMVRAYASIVNGGKEVKPSFIDRVQDKTGKTLYKRDKRACTLCNSNKFIKGLKAPIIKDTKEQILDEKVAYQMVSIMEGVVQRGTARRNKALNLPLAGKTGTTNENKDAWFIGFSPDLVIGVFTGFDDPRTLGEGETGSSVASPIFKKFVEKAKKSGRMKAIPFRVPEGMKMVKINLKNGQKTSINDKDGIWESFIAGTEPKRDGEVKVLNSSGFETIKKPTKKKNVINGTGGLY
- a CDS encoding N-acetylmuramoyl-L-alanine amidase, with the translated sequence MGQDKSKHIMNRREFLFSSSCFLCFLAMPFKKAVAGIPSVTGSRVGINGDKTRFVIDLSKEIDSNIFILKNPDRIVVDFPQIEWRLKEAQGKGLIKKYRFARFNKDTYRLVLDLTKPAMVYDKFILPASATKGPRLVLDLKETKGAASSSNFSKKTTIKKPIKAIKETADTKVFKKKVITIDPGHGGVDPGAIGVGGVYEKTLTLAAGKEVKKQLEATGRYKVHLTRSSDKYLKLWKRVVIARKHKSDLFISIHADSLKDRRVKGASIYTLAEKASDARAAKLAAKENKADLIFDEKLEEQPKEVANILLDLKRRETLNSSKIFANGLISKMKKNKISLLGKNHRYAAFAVLKAPDVPSILVEMGFLSNREEVKLLKSSSYRTKIAKTIVEGVDKHFS
- a CDS encoding Rne/Rng family ribonuclease — translated: MTKKMLIDATYEQETRVAVVEGKTLTDFEFELAEKKPLKGNIYLAKITRVEPSLQAAFIEYGGNRHGFLPFNEIHPDYYQIPAEDKEEVQSLKTKVIEESVSQEEENHTEEEKVVEGNLAQDEEDSVRNIVSSLKDKHKELTSKYQIQDVIKAGQVVLVQVIREERGNKGAAVTTYLSLAGRFCVLMPNSPGNGGVSRKITEYSERNRMKSLISAMKLPKEMSIIIRTAGVGKSDEEIKRDQEYLIRLWNGIRELTLKSEPPQFIYEEANLIKRSLRDLFNKGVTEVLIEGEHAFKSAKKFMELLAPTQVKNIYEYTDDKVPLFMYYQVEKQIDNMNEPFVKLPSGGSIVIHPTEALISVDVNSGKSVKETNIEETALKTNLEAADEIARQMKLRDLGGLLVIDFIDMDDPKHNIAVERKMKDAVLDDRARVQIGRISPFGLLEMSRQRLASSLMELNYQICPHCSGTGREMTTESASVMILRNIKEDVLRHRIKEMNVKVSSEILICILNSHRDKLSDIEKIHDVKVNISASDSLILSNYEIEILNNYSKKQKSFKVASDAITGSDFMKKDNSKYVNLEVTPEEMQDYNKERKEDYKNFTSNKRHNRGRRGGSNRKNNRNNNSKKNYKNYKGKKNYKGKKRYTKKPQPKKGLFSKLFGK